From one Solanum lycopersicum chromosome 12, SLM_r2.1 genomic stretch:
- the LOC104644998 gene encoding L10-interacting MYB domain-containing protein-like, with protein MSETQTNAKWDNDAHLKFIELCELEIRKGNRPNTHLSKDGWKNTIKAFNEKTGRRYTKIQMKNRWDGMKAEWTLFKQLTRGDTGIGWDATKNTIMADDDWWKRKIKEDVRYRKFRNKDLSLIWFRYDALFSDIVATGERAHASNQSQFFESEVDCDEERQNGIDNDDMEHFINTNNEGGDESDDPEERNSSMIPKPSIKRPNSTDGIGTSNQVKKSKTKSTAASMKEDMQSLLELMSNKSTATSHAVDDPTIDKCMDFLANIPNIF; from the exons ATGTCTGAAACACAAACTAATGCTAAGTGGGATAATGATGCTCATCTCAAATTTATAGAGTTATGTGAATTAGAGATTAGGAAAGGAAATAGACCAAACACTCATTTATCTAAAGATGGATGGAAAAATACGATTAAAGCATTCAATGAAAAAACGGGAAGACgttatacaaaaatacaaatgaaaaatCGTTGGGATGGCATGAAAGCTGAGTGGACTCTTTTTAAGCAATTGACGAGAGGAGATACAGGTATAGGATGGGATGCcactaaaaatacaattatgGCAGATGATGATTGGTGGAAGCGAAAAATTAAG GAGGATGTTCGATATAGAAAATTTAGGAATAAGGATCTTTCACTGATATGGTTTCGCTATGATGCATTATTTTCTGATATTGTTGCTACGGGGGAAAGAGCACATGCCTCAAATCAATCCCAATTTTTTGAAAGTGAGGTAGATTGTGACGAAGAAAGACAAAATGGTATTGATAATGATGATATGGAGCACTtcattaatactaataatgaagggggtgatgaaaGTGATGATCCAGAAGAGAGGAATTCTTCTATGATTCCTAAACCATCAATAAAAAGACCAAATTCAACTGATGGTATTGGAACTAgtaatcaagtgaaaaaaagtaAGACAAAATCTACAGCTGCATCAATGAAAGAAGATATGCAATCTTTACTAGAGTTAATGTCTAACAAAAGTACTGCTACATCTCATGCGGTAGATGATCCCACCATTGATAAGTGTATGGATTTTTTGGCAAATATtcccaatattttttaa